A part of Tachyglossus aculeatus isolate mTacAcu1 chromosome X3, mTacAcu1.pri, whole genome shotgun sequence genomic DNA contains:
- the LOC119948721 gene encoding uncharacterized protein LOC119948721, whose product MACNPWPPEAPGRDVTPALPPAAVPYDKMAAPCGETTWRPPWMPPALLYLAIPPAEPQKPPELHHFPFRLRKRGRSGRWGGGKGLAGWAPPCCTETGNLGPRGVTHFRFCSLLGCLVGLDSCVLWGGRLVVAELLGRGAGSDYSVSGTAPSSRVDPGEFGHRPHPTRASHRERENRRRPPHFTDRAASGLTSVRPRCCRPPPPTPGAARLPVLRMVHPARDRGSARPPVPLPATAPVPAPRVPPRAPTRGGPFRGRDPGSGGPAGMPRA is encoded by the exons ATGGCTTGCAATCCCTGGCCACCAGAGGCCCCCGGACGTGACGTcacgcccgccctccctccagcCGCCGTTCCGTACGACAAGATGGCGGCGCCCTGTGGGGAGACAACATGGCGCCCCCCTTGGATGCCCCCCGCCCTTCTGTACTTGGCGATTCCGCCCGCCGAACCCCAGAAACCGCCTGAATTGCATCATTTTCCTTTCCGGTTGAGGAAGCGGGGGAGATCTGGCCGCTGGGGAGGCGGGAAAGGCCTCGCCGGCTGGGCGCCGCCATGTTGTACGGAAACCGGAAATCTGGGGCCCCGCGGCGTGACGCACTTCCGCTTCTGCTCCCTGCTGGGCTGTTTGGTTGGACTGGACAgttgtgtgttgtggggggggagGTTGGTGGTTGCTGAGCTGCTGGGCCGAGGCGCagggag CGATTATTCCGTGTCAGGCACCGCTCCGAGCTCCAGGGTAGATCCAGgcgagtttggacacagacctcaTCCCACAAGGGCCTCCCACCGGGAGCGAGAGAACAGGCGtcgccccccccattttacag ACCGTGCCGCCTCGGGTCTGACGTCCGTCCGTCCTCGTTGctgccgaccccccccccccaccccgggggccgCTCGCCTCCCTGTCCTCCGCATGGTACATCCTGCCCGGGATCGGGGATCCGCCCGTCCTCCCGTCCCCCTTCCCGCCACCGCTCCCGTCCCCGCCCCCCGGGTCCCTCCTCGGGCCCCCACTCGCGGGGGTCCCTTCCGGGGCCGGGACCCTGGCTCCGGCGGGCCCGCCGGCATGCCTCGCGCCTAG